A segment of the Doryrhamphus excisus isolate RoL2022-K1 chromosome 7, RoL_Dexc_1.0, whole genome shotgun sequence genome:
atgatcaagttttggtgtttgacctggaaaatatcatcaggaaagatagatatggttggccgtattgcagcagaatatagatggacgaattaaaatgcataagaaagttgttgattttgaatattatttttaacagtcctttctgtgatggtttactttaaaatgttagcaaaaatgcatttttattgtggtaagaaatgcttgagagccagatacagtcatcaaaagagccctacctggctcccgagccataggttccctacctctgctttaaACCCTATAATATGCCTCTCATtgtaattaaacacattttaatttaaattttacacattaaaaacaattacaggcCTATAATTATGCAGTATTGTACTTGCAGAATGTGCAGTTACACAACATCACATCTTCTCCAagtatcttcctgctggaaaatgttgactgaCTTGACTTGTGAGacggcgccctctgctggattcatggCTGCAGCACTTagaaattagaatatttttgaaaagtgaaTGGAAAAGTGCAACATAATTGTAACACTAGCTTACTTTGATGCTAATTTTACTCCAAAGGTCTTAAAGaactggtggggggggggggggtgtccattGTGGACATTTCCAGTTCGTGCATCGTCGTACAGATGCAGCTGATCCTCTTCCCTTGTGTTGTCGTGCTGTGCTGTTCTGGTTTCCGTTTCCTCACACGTTGGACCCCTCCCCCTGGCGTCACGCAACCCGACCTGCAGGTGAACAGTTCATTATGCAGCGTTTCCCTTCTGGCAGCACTCACACACGCCCAGACTGCTTTTAGGTTGCACAATGGTGCGCTTTGCTGCGATCAAGAGCCCACAATGCGCTCCGTACTCTCAGGCGAGTGTGCATGCAGACGCGACCGTGGACGAGAGGATGAGTTGAACAGGCGGCAGCTTCGTGGGCGTGAAGGTAAGCGGtctgttgttgatttttttttttttattaaaagccGATTGTACGGTCACTACTTTAATAACATACATAGTTTCACAGTTCTTCCCAGTGCTGCGCTATTACAGCTAAACATTATATTGCTTCGATTTTGCCTTTGCTGCCTGCATAAGCACTTTTAAAACAATTTCAATGTCGTTAGGAACACTTTACCTGCATGTTAAATGAGTCCATACACTAcagagaaatgttaaaacgatcacaaagaaaaatacatttaatacaacACAACAGGTGCAGACAGTGTCATAATGAATGCTTTAAATGGTGTTAAtcgtttatttttcatctggtTATTGCCTTCCACTCTCTGGCACCTCTCACAGACCAGACTGACTGACTAAATGTGCTTTTATGCAAACAACAACAGTGTCCTCTGGTTATACGCTCACTGGCATTGCTCTGGTTGGTCAAATCTGCAAGGGCTGGAGATAGATTATGTACTCTATGACCTCAACGTCAAGCATAAATCTGCAAATTTATCAACGTTTGTTAAAAATCCATACAATGATGGTCATTTTTACGCTTGGCTTGTTTATACGGTAATTGAAGTGGTCTCGTTTTAGTATGGCATGCCTGAGATCAGCTACAGTTGAGATGGCTAAAGTCACTGCAGTAGACATTAcaattttttgtacaaaatttgTAAGATAgggtgcacttttttttgcccatcactcacaatccttatgtgaaacatgaacacatattgttcccttttctgtgcattataacacgagaaaattaGTCAATTTgaggtagctaacaatgctgtcattgggatacacctatgggctatgaagccctctaaaaaaacctcTAAGAATGTTTCATCGTTTgatgtacatgctgtgatcatgcattaacacgtacactgatgataacatgtattagttgcagtatcttgccgaattttgatgatttaaaggggacctatcgtgttttttctccacttttctgacctataattgtagttagaatgttgtattctcgtgttaaacgatgccaaagtttcagataatgaggtttgtgcatttggaagagagccctgaaagaagtttgggatggctcaaaacactcatgtttgaaaaggcgtggtaaaaccgttcctttgcgatgtcacagaggggcggacttccttatatggttcatagttaggaagcactttgggcatctGACCAATCACTGCGGAGTGGGTGTGCTTGTGGCTGTGGGTGGAAAAAATCTAAACAGATCAGGTTTAAATTcctgtttagaagaaataaattgtaGAATAACTAGTTAACTCTGTAACCTTGCCAAATGCTATGAGCGTAGTAATCCAGTACTGTTGCACAATGCGgtgtaaagaaaaaataatagcagagtaatgttgactataggggtgttaattcatgtcTACATGGATCTAATAATGGTCAcagccatatttagaaagtcataagcgggttttctatgctccaactacgatattatgtttattaatattaaatcccACTCACGGCGCTCGGTTCCAGAACCAAATGAGAAACGACTGGATTGGGCACTGTCAGGGTATTCATTTTAAAAGGTTTGCATTTCGATACCACTAAGAAATGAATTCTGAATGTCAGCAttgttatctttgtaaaggcagattTATTGCTTTGGATTTCATGACATGTTGCTTATGCTGTTGCCAGGGAGTGCACACTGTGCAAACATATCACCACAATactaaatattgttaaattaataatgtaaatatagaGAGCATAAAGGCTGCTTTATCGTCTTGGATTTCATTAAATACGGTAGTCAGTGAGGGCATATTGAATATGTTGTGCAAtcgccacaataataaacatattgttaattTTATACCAAGtataaaaagtattaaaaagtgAGCCTTATTTTCTTTGGAAAGGCAGATTTATTGTGTCGGATTTCATTTCCATTTAATAGGCTGCTACTATTTTAAGGTACATGTCAAGATGATTCATGCTGACTActacatatttttgtgtgtatctTCCTCAGCTCTTACAGGCATCCTCATGGTAAACCTGACATGTGTAAGCCAGGTGAGACAGTAACCTGAGAGTCCATCCTGAGGGAAAACCAGGATGTGTCCCATCGCGTCCCAACTCAGAGGCAACCCTGCAGCTGTCACCTTACTCCTCTCCCTGTGTCTCGGCTTCCCTCCTCGGGCGCTGCCTTGCCCGAGTAGCTGCCTTTGTGCAAGTGATATTATTTCCTGCAGCGGGTGCAATCTGTCAGCGCCGCCCTCCGACCTCCCCGGCTATGCCACGCGCTTAGACCTGAGCCACAATTCTCTCGCTGTGCTGCCCGCTGATTGGATAAACCGGACGTTTGAGCGCCTGGCCACGCTGGTCCTCAGCCGCAATCGTATCGAGAAAATTGAGGCGAATGCCTTCTCGTCCACGCCGCATCTCCTCCACTTAGACCTCTCATCTAACAAGCTATCAGTGCTCAACGCTTCCATTTTTACCGGTCTGGAGGACCTGAGGGAGCTGCTGCTGTTTGGCAACCAAATTGTCCACATCCTTCCCAACACCTTCAGTGGCCTCCAAAGCCTGGCGAAGCTCTACCTTTCTGGGAACAAGCTGACGTCACTCCCTTCAGGTCTTGGGGATGGCGAAGGGCCTCTCAACTTGACCTTCCTTGACGTGTCCTCCAATAGGCTCTCCAGTGTGCATGTTCACACACTGCTTGCTCTAAGCCAACATGGTGGAATTTATTTGCAAGGGAACCCTCTTGTATGTGACTGCGCTTTGCTGGCTTTGTTGGAGTACTGGACGTGGGCGCAGTATCGCCCCCTGTTGGACTTCCGAGATGAATACCCATGTAGGGGCTCAACTCTCAATTGCAGCCTGGGGGAAGAGTCATCTGAAGGTGGAAGCTACCAAGTGGATCCAGGTAAATGGTTGTTGTTGACATGTCCCGGCTTTGCACCACTTCCTATGAAGGATGCCGCCGTCTTCTGGGTCACCCCCACAACTGTGCTCAATTCATCAACGCAAAATCCCAACGCTCACCTCGCCGTCCTCCCCAACGGCAACCTTGAGATACGAGGAGCTTTAATGGAGGATTCTGGCTCGTACACATGCGTAGCGCCACGTGGGCGTCGCTATGACCCCACCGAGTCTCCAGAGGTCACTGTGATCGTGGGAAACACAAGCACCGTCGCTTCCAGCGGCTTGGCCCATCGTAGCGGAACTGAACACTTCAACACTGCTTTCACCACCCTGGCGTCCTGTGTGGTCAGCATCATACTGGTGCTGCTATACCTGTACCTGACGCCGTGTCGATGCACGGGGAACAGGGGCGGGGGATCGAGAGGTTGTGGCGGGCGAGCTATGATGCTCTGCTCAGACCCCAGGGAAGTTGAGTCAGGACAAAGGAGGTCCAACGGGAAAAGGGTGGCGTTCTTGGAGCCGCAAGGAGAGGACGCTGATACGGGTGTTGCAAAATCACCGGTCATGAGTCATGGCACCACAGAGGGCATTCTTAAAAATGGAAGCAGGACAGTGGGACAGACCCTCACAGACACAACCCTCGTGGTATAACAAAAAAACTGAATACAAGGTCATGGATTGCTAAAAATGTAGTCTACATTTCACTCATATCCAGAATCTGTATGGAAATACGATGGATAACATAGGAAGAGATCACAAAGATGATTGAAACGTGGGCGGTGGAGCGTTCACACTAGATAAGGCGTAAAATTGGTAAAGTCTGTCTGACTATTGTTAGGTATGCTGTGAGAACACCAACGTATTGTATGTGTGAACTCAACCAAAACCTTGATGTTTTCCTGATCAAACTGTTTCCGCTACACTGACAAAGGAGCAATTGAAGGTGGCTTTGGCTGCTTTAATACATTATGTAGCTCTATACTTCATCCATGCACATTTATAGCTTTATAATAGCGTATACTTGTCTTGTGAGATGTGTTGGCACCAGAATAATGAAGGTGAGTGTAAGGAAACAGACCTTAAAAAGGTCAAAGTGCACACTTAAACATGATGAACACCACAGTTGCTGTATGTAATATCATCAttatgtaaagcaggggtgcccaaTTTGAGTgaactgttgataaaataaataataacaccaAACTATCTTTAAAATCTATACAGTAATCCCACGTTTATCgtcgttaattggttccagaagtgcagcgaagtaggattccttcttgataaatggaatgtttacatagttggagcatagaaaacctgtttaccaccttcaaaatacgtttttttggatcattagagccctctagacatgaaaaaacacagctagagtcacttttacactcgcattacccaatatagtagacatcataatagATAATAGGacatcttagacataaataagatataaCATAGACTCACGTTAGTTGTCTTCCTGTTAGTTCATACTTCCTGTGTTGGCTATtgcctcatcaatgtaatgttacTGGCAACTAGTATGTCTGTGGTTAAAAAGAGCCTCATGGTGCGCTtccctcacttttttttaacaagcagTGAACAgccacacaggagctgctgtcggccacaacTCACACCAGTCACTCGCAAACTTCACAGTGCTAACACTCACTTCCCAAGCCCCGCGCCTTAAAAGGCGTACACAGCAGGACACAGATATTACACTACAGATCATGCCTTCTGAATTCCTTATAGTATTTGTAGGCTAAGAATACATATGTACtaattgcttaaatatgcatattatataATAGGCAATGTTcgatcattaaaaaaactgtttgtaaAACTATGCGAACCAccatgtagcgagggacgactgtataaaCCTTTTTGTTAggcttttacaaaataaaattacacaCAATGTCAAAGTAGCCccgcatcctttcatttttcagtgtgcGTCCCTCAGGGGACACCCCCCACATGTCAACTGATGATCAAACTGTTCCAAGTATTGTACCCATTTtgtcagtttaaaaaaaaatatatatattaaagatTCATCCATATGAAGTGATTGAGGGATTCCACCGCAGGATGAGCATAAAAATCTATCCGTTTGCACTGTACTGTAGTGTTCCGCAAAATCGAGTGCCCAATCAACGTGCCCTGCGTGTTGCTGATGCACcgttcatgcatttttttttattgacttcaactcaccatggggccaaataaagtTGGCAGCGCCGGCAATTTGATagaaaaggtgagaaacactgttcAATTCGATCTCCTTGGGATGTATgggaatattataattatttttccattgttttctgcatgtaaaactcaaACTAGTCAATAAGTATTTTCTTTGAAATTTATTATTTGCTAATATTTTCGAAAATAATTGGATTAACgtttatttttgtgaatttcCTCAGCAAGAAATTACAGTGGAATTTTGATCACCGAAGTGAAGGTCTAACtttagctgaaaaaaaaacaaatacaattttaatattaaaaaataatgtaaactcAATTAATTCGGAAAGactattttgtatattttagctAATATGATGCTAACAAGTATGctaacaacaaattaaaaaaatatacatgaaGCACACGTTGGACTCACGCAACAACATGTCTTATTGTAAGCTAACCGGAGAAGAAGGCAAAATTGTCATACATTTTCAACACTAACCGAGTTTCTACTGTAATTCTAACCTTTTTGAAGAAATGAATAATGTAAACAGAGGTTCCACCGTGACAGGAAGTTTACAGAAACTAATTTATGATGTGTGATGCCGTCTTTCACCTAATGGAGTGTCCAGGgagtcataaaaatatatagtgaTGCTTTTTGCTAAGAATGACGACTAATACTTGAAGCTATTTCAAAAGAATCAACCCAGTCGCTTGCTTTATTTAGAATATGAACCAAAAAAAGTCGACTTTGATCACTCTCATTGATGGATAAAAATAGTGAGAGTGTCACAAGTGAAGAATTGTGAAAAGAAGTGGCCTGTGAACGCCTCACAAAGCAGGAGGCTGTGGAGTAAAGTGTCATTCAGTCAGTGTCACAGAATTAGAAAAGCGCTGACCCACATACTCCCTTTGTCTGTTATTTTTAGACGTGCGGTGTCATTTCCAAGGTGCCCAGAAGCGTGATGTTGTTTTCCTTGCTCGTCCACACTGCATTGTTTTCAAATAAAACGTCTGCTTAGGCAGGTTGAAGGcatgacatgttttgttttggggttgttgtttttttttgtcaaaatgaaaagTAGTGTTACATCAGAAGGATTTAAAGCATGGCAAATAACCTCTTAGTGAGTCAGCAAATCACAATTTCCCCAAAATCCTCTTATGGCCTTTTCATTTGTGAGTAAAAAACTGAAACCTTAAAGCCTATTTTTTGCACGCTTCCCCTTGCCCAAACCACTTCAGATGATTGTACCGCCGTTTCGGTGGCAGGGAGGACAAATAAGGAGCCTTTTTTCCGGTGACAGAGAAATTGGCTGGTGCTGATGGATCCCATCGGGACCAATCTGAGCACCTTACCATTTGGAAGGACGAGGTGTTATTCTCACACTAACATGATGACTTTTCATGAAGCGACGCAAGTTTCCTCTCATTACATTGgacatcattaaaaacagtaaaTCATTCTTTCATGTCAGTGTAGTACTATTGGTTGTTATTGTAAGTATATTTTACAGAATATGCTCCAATAAATGCACTTGCCTTGCAGCATTTTTGTACTGgattgtcatttttcatgatttaaaGTTCATTTGTCGTTCCGTCTGGTGTGGAGGTGCCACACCACGAGGTGaggttggtgtgtttttaaatcatcCCCGCTTTCATTTCTTTCACTAAATCGTGTGAGATTTCCACAAGGTCTTTGCAATTTCTCACGTAAAAGTctgcaataattttacaataatatggTCAAGATATTGATGAAAAAGACgtaatgtaatgaaaaaaaatattttacaagaataattattaatattaatattaagtaatattatgagaaaaatagcatatcatttaaatattaaagaaagagtTTTTAGAAGGAGTaatgtgagaaacaaacaaaacaaagtcgtaacttttgagaataaagtaaaaatattattggaataatgtCAGgagttgaaataatgaaatataaaaaaaaaactgtaattttatgaaaatgaagtcaaaatattccaagaaaaaattaaaaagtcacaataatcagagaaaaaaaatttaatattatgaggaaaaataatatttttttagcatAGATCTGAAatattcttccatccatccatcttcatttagggttgcaggggtatgttggagcctatcccagctgtcaggcgagaggcggggtacaccctggactggtcaccagccaatcacagggcacatatagacaaacaaccattcacactcacattcatacctatggacaatttggagtcgccaattaacctagcatgtttttggaatgtgggaggaaactggagcacccggagaaaacccacgcatgcacgaggagaacatgcaaactccacacagagatgcccaaacggagAATCAAACTCGGATCTCTTGAAGagaaccactcgtccaccatgccgAAGctgaaatatataatttttttaaggtATGCACATAAAACAAAGGAAAGatcatttttttggaaaataaggttgggggaaaagttgattttatgggaataaagtgaaattaTTATGGGTATAAActacaaagtcataatattatgaaaagacaATTTATggaaattatttaagaagaacgTGTCCGGGGAAAGGACATATTTGCATGCAGAATTTTATACGACACTGAATTGAGTTACAGGAAGTATTAAAAGCCGTGGGCTTGTACTAAAACATTTTATCACATATTTAGGAGTTATGACGGGCTCTAAAaccaaaaatattgtattgcaTAACCAAATCTTAGTGGGGTTAGACGCACTTAGCTTTAAGGACGACTGCCTTGATCAATATCTTCTATCGAGACATTTCATCTTCCCAGTGCCAAGCATAAATGCGACTTCCTGACTATCCATAAGTCAAACGTTGCAGAAGTTTAATGAAAGTGTGGCTCATATTGCTAAAATAGCAACATTAATGTGAGCCCGTTCAATATAATGGCACCATTTGGCAAATGGTGCCCGCTGTTTAATTAGCGTAGTTTCCAAGCTCCATTCACCTTGTTCTGACTGTTCCCCCCAGAGCCGTGTAATCCAAAAGGAGATCATTTACctgcctgcattttttttaacaatgctaCTGCTGAGTGTGCCCCCGGTAGGCCCACTGCTTGTTAGGAAAAGTACGATTTCTGCAATCCTTCTGGTGTGACTTTCCATTCTATTGAAGCTGGAGGCACTGGACTGGCTCACGTGCAAGACTAATGAATGAAAGCTTGTCAAAGTTGCATCAAAAATTAATGCGGTGTGATGGACACCACTGTTCACAACACGGGCTTGTGTGTTCTAGGATTTGGAGCATGCACATGCAACACTCCAATGGaatttgaaacatgaacacagcTTGCACACATGTATCACCTTGTTTGTTGATATTTTATGCATATCCTTGGGAAATTTGGAGTGGGAAAGTGTTGAAAAAGTACTACatatacaatattcatttatgCCATTTCAACAATCAAAATATGGTGTCATccaattaaaaacaatgaaataaaacaatccaATTGGCATGATTTCATTTGGATGTGGCTGTTGCAATGTCACCTGCACCACCTCACCAAACAACACTCTCTGTGACGGCTGGATCTCTTTTCCTGTCGCTCCCTTGGAAACACTTGATGGATTGAAGAGGCAACAAAAAGGAGGAGCAAACTTTGCACAAACGTGCCACCAAGAGTACAGAGCAAAATATACGACAAGGAGCATTCTGTGGCATTTATAGGCACCACAACACAAGCACAGTGCTGGGGGAAATTGCAAGTGAATTCTGACTTGaaattcttattcttatttgaaatgtgtttttagaCTGGGGGAACTCACAATAACGGAAGAAGAGGGAGTCTGTTTGCTAATATAACTCATAATCAATGTTTGTAATGTACAGACAGCatgtaataaatacatgtgATTATTATAGTTGATGGATAATGCCAAGAAGAGACTTTTGAGTCTTGATTAGATGACGGATAagaacttgtgttttttttttttatactggaTTGAGACCAAACAAGTCCATGCTGAGTTTATGTAATCACATGGAGTCAGAGAGCCAGTGGGGATAGAAAGTCAAGTAGGAAAAAGTAGGTTACTTAAAGGCGGGGGGGCGAGTTTCACAATTTGACATGTCTGATAACTGTTTTTGTTGGTTCTTGAACTTGCCTAAACAAATACTGTCAGTTAAAGTACATGActatacaatggaaccttggttggcGCCATTCATTTGTTACAGACGGTCCAAAATGGACGTTAATCGAAtcaaagaaataatgtaaatccacttaatccattccagaaaatcaaaatgttatgttattttttttacttatagtTTTACTAAATTTACTAATAATGCCATCTTTATCCAGCAACCTTTGTATCGTCTTTTTCACTGTTCACTCCAGCTATGTAGCCTCTCCTCCTTCGTATCTCCGCAGAGATCTCCAATCGCTCTGCGTAGCGAAGgggtgtaaacaatggagcaagaggCAAGCTAGCTTGTTGCACTTGCTTAAGGGGGTCCGTATGGCACAAACGACAATAGGAAAGTAATTAAACATGAAAAAGGCCCCAACTgccgtaactagcttgcactcgggcgacgccatcttgaaacatgagacttCTGCATCAATTCCATTCTATTTCGATATCAACaatatgtttttgatattgtgcttaaaagaaatattactattttaaaaatattgatatatggCCCAATGCTGACTCTGACCTAAACTTTAACAGCCACATTAAATCAATAACATGCATAGCTTTTTACTACTCAGTAGACATAGCCAAAATGAAGGGAATACGCCTCAACCAGACTACTAGAGAAACGAATGCCCTTGTCGCTAGGAGGCTAGACTACTGTCACAGCCTTCTTGCCGGGCTCTCAAACAAGCTGCAGTACAtgcagaatgctgctgctcgagtcctgactagaaccaggaaatatgaccatataattCCAGTACTCAGGTCTCTGCACTGGCTTCCTGTTG
Coding sequences within it:
- the LOC131132453 gene encoding amphoterin-induced protein 2-like; this translates as MCPIASQLRGNPAAVTLLLSLCLGFPPRALPCPSSCLCASDIISCSGCNLSAPPSDLPGYATRLDLSHNSLAVLPADWINRTFERLATLVLSRNRIEKIEANAFSSTPHLLHLDLSSNKLSVLNASIFTGLEDLRELLLFGNQIVHILPNTFSGLQSLAKLYLSGNKLTSLPSGLGDGEGPLNLTFLDVSSNRLSSVHVHTLLALSQHGGIYLQGNPLVCDCALLALLEYWTWAQYRPLLDFRDEYPCRGSTLNCSLGEESSEGGSYQVDPGKWLLLTCPGFAPLPMKDAAVFWVTPTTVLNSSTQNPNAHLAVLPNGNLEIRGALMEDSGSYTCVAPRGRRYDPTESPEVTVIVGNTSTVASSGLAHRSGTEHFNTAFTTLASCVVSIILVLLYLYLTPCRCTGNRGGGSRGCGGRAMMLCSDPREVESGQRRSNGKRVAFLEPQGEDADTGVAKSPVMSHGTTEGILKNGSRTVGQTLTDTTLVV